The proteins below are encoded in one region of Planctopirus limnophila DSM 3776:
- a CDS encoding anti-sigma factor family protein, with the protein MNCREVADFLSAYLDGELSQATKREFDAHLAECPACVAYLEGYQRTLVALKLVAGIPEKTVEPVPEEIIQAILYAQSQTAA; encoded by the coding sequence ATGAACTGCCGTGAAGTCGCCGATTTTCTCAGTGCTTATCTCGATGGAGAGCTTTCGCAGGCAACGAAGCGCGAATTTGATGCCCATCTGGCCGAATGCCCCGCCTGTGTCGCCTATCTGGAGGGGTATCAGCGCACTTTGGTGGCTTTGAAACTGGTGGCCGGGATTCCTGAAAAAACAGTGGAACCTGTGCCCGAAGAGATCATTCAGGCCATCCTGTATGCCCAGTCTCAGACCGCTGCCTAG
- a CDS encoding sigma-70 family RNA polymerase sigma factor has translation MNDVPAEDEQQLIERLRGGEREAFEMFVRRYCNPMYYVARRILRHDDDAREAMQEAFLSAFRKIHQFDARSQFSTWLHRIVVNAALKKLQVRERREKRTIDAFLPTFTDDDHHRIEPRCPILSSEELAQRNELRELLHQKINELPEIYRTVLLLRDIEGLDTEETAQSLQTTTDVVKTRLHRARQALRTLLEPWFSGDQL, from the coding sequence ATGAACGATGTCCCCGCAGAAGACGAACAGCAGCTAATTGAACGATTGCGAGGCGGTGAACGCGAAGCCTTTGAGATGTTTGTGCGCCGTTATTGCAATCCGATGTATTACGTGGCCCGCCGCATCCTGCGTCATGATGACGATGCCCGCGAGGCGATGCAGGAAGCGTTTCTTTCAGCCTTTCGCAAAATCCACCAATTTGACGCTCGCTCGCAGTTTTCCACCTGGCTGCATCGCATTGTCGTCAATGCGGCTCTCAAAAAGTTGCAGGTTCGAGAACGCCGGGAAAAACGCACGATTGATGCCTTTTTACCGACGTTCACAGATGATGATCATCATCGCATTGAGCCGCGATGTCCCATACTCAGTTCCGAAGAGTTAGCCCAGCGAAACGAACTCAGGGAACTTCTGCATCAGAAAATCAACGAGCTTCCAGAGATTTACCGCACAGTTCTGTTGCTCAGAGATATCGAAGGCCTCGACACGGAAGAAACAGCCCAGTCCCTTCAGACCACGACCGATGTCGTCAAAACACGTCTGCATCGAGCCCGGCAAGCGCTACGAACTTTACTTGAACCCTGGTTTTCAGGAGACCAACTATGA